One Azoarcus sp. DN11 DNA segment encodes these proteins:
- a CDS encoding cobyrinate a,c-diamide synthase — protein MSGAVSDIVRCPALFVAAPASGQGKTTVTAALARLHARQGRRVRVFKCGPDFLDPQIHAVASGAPVYNLDLGMCGAADAAWRLYEAARDADLILVEGVMGLYDGNPSGADIARRFGLPVMAVIDARAMAQTFGAVAHGLAHYQPGLPFSGVLANHVGSARHAEMLRAALPAGMRWYGALSRDVQAGLPERHLGLLQAAEIADLEARLDRFADGIAATGAADLPEPVAFSAAQPPQLPPLLAGRTVAIARDAAYGFIYPANLDTLRGLGARLAFFSPLAGDALPDCDAAWLPGGYPELHGEALAANPQFFAGLRAHAAAGKPLLAECGGMMSLFETVVDKAGQAHAFAGLLPGRAVMQQRLAALGMQVAELPEGRLAGHTFHYSKSDTPLAPLVRAQTPDGREGEAIYRQGRLTASYVHFYFPSDPEAVAALFG, from the coding sequence ATGAGCGGCGCCGTGTCGGATATCGTCCGCTGCCCGGCGCTTTTCGTCGCCGCGCCCGCATCGGGGCAGGGCAAGACCACGGTCACCGCGGCGCTCGCCCGCCTGCATGCGCGGCAGGGGCGGCGCGTGCGCGTGTTCAAGTGCGGGCCCGATTTCCTCGACCCGCAGATCCATGCGGTCGCGAGCGGCGCGCCCGTGTACAACCTCGACCTCGGCATGTGCGGCGCGGCCGACGCGGCGTGGCGGCTGTACGAGGCCGCGCGTGACGCCGACCTGATCCTCGTCGAAGGGGTGATGGGCCTCTACGACGGCAACCCGTCCGGGGCGGACATCGCGCGCCGCTTCGGCCTGCCGGTGATGGCGGTGATCGACGCGCGCGCGATGGCGCAGACTTTCGGCGCCGTGGCCCACGGGCTCGCGCACTACCAGCCGGGCCTGCCGTTCTCCGGCGTGCTGGCGAACCACGTCGGCAGCGCGCGCCATGCGGAGATGCTGCGCGCGGCGCTGCCCGCGGGCATGCGCTGGTATGGCGCACTGTCGCGCGACGTGCAGGCGGGGCTGCCGGAGCGCCACCTGGGCCTGCTGCAGGCCGCGGAGATCGCCGATCTGGAGGCGCGCCTCGACCGCTTCGCCGACGGCATCGCGGCGACCGGCGCGGCCGATCTGCCGGAGCCGGTCGCGTTTTCCGCCGCGCAGCCGCCGCAACTGCCGCCGCTGCTGGCCGGCCGCACGGTCGCGATCGCGCGCGACGCGGCTTATGGCTTCATCTACCCGGCGAACCTCGATACCCTGCGCGGGCTCGGCGCGCGGCTCGCATTCTTCTCGCCGCTTGCCGGCGACGCGCTGCCCGACTGCGACGCCGCGTGGCTGCCCGGCGGCTACCCGGAGCTGCACGGCGAGGCGCTCGCGGCCAACCCGCAGTTCTTCGCTGGCCTGCGCGCGCACGCGGCCGCCGGCAAGCCGCTGCTCGCGGAGTGCGGCGGGATGATGAGCCTGTTCGAGACGGTCGTCGACAAGGCCGGGCAGGCGCACGCCTTCGCCGGCCTGCTGCCGGGGCGCGCCGTGATGCAGCAACGCCTGGCGGCGCTCGGGATGCAGGTGGCGGAACTGCCCGAAGGCCGGCTCGCGGGCCACACTTTCCATTATTCGAAGAGCGACACGCCGCTCGCGCCCCTCGTGCGCGCGCAGACGCCGGACGGGCGCGAAGGCGAGGCGATCTACCGGCAGGGGCGGCTCACGGCGTCCTACGTGCATTTCTACTTTCC